In one Candidatus Margulisiibacteriota bacterium genomic region, the following are encoded:
- a CDS encoding ribonuclease HI family protein: MDKVSIFSDGAARNNPGPAGAGVVIKQGGKIVAEIAEYLGKTTNNIAEYMAFIRGLEEALALGAKEVDCFADSELLVKQIHGEYKVKNEGLVPLFHHAQSLLKKFKHHKVTHIRREKNEEADLLSNKAIDDHQKASHGPLFG, encoded by the coding sequence ATGGATAAAGTAAGCATATTTTCAGACGGGGCGGCTCGCAACAACCCCGGACCGGCCGGAGCGGGCGTGGTGATCAAACAGGGGGGCAAGATCGTCGCCGAGATCGCCGAATACCTGGGAAAGACCACCAACAATATTGCCGAATACATGGCTTTTATCCGCGGTTTGGAGGAAGCGCTGGCGCTTGGGGCAAAAGAAGTCGACTGCTTTGCCGATTCCGAACTTCTGGTCAAACAGATCCATGGAGAATATAAAGTTAAAAATGAAGGGCTGGTCCCCCTCTTCCACCATGCCCAATCGCTTTTAAAAAAATTCAAACACCATAAAGTAACTCATATCCGCCGGGAAAAGAACGAAGAGGCCGACCTCCTCTCCAACAAAGCGATCGACGACCACCAAAAAGCAAGCCACGGCCCATTGTTTGGCTAA
- a CDS encoding GIY-YIG nuclease family protein, producing the protein MFYVYVLKSQKDNNLYIGSTNNLERRLSEHNQGKVFSTKSRTPFEIIYYEAYKAESDARKREHNLKLRSRAHTQLKKRIEGSLR; encoded by the coding sequence ATGTTTTACGTTTACGTTCTAAAAAGTCAAAAAGATAACAATTTGTACATTGGATCAACCAATAACCTTGAAAGAAGGCTTAGTGAACACAATCAGGGCAAGGTTTTCTCCACTAAAAGCCGCACTCCGTTTGAAATTATTTATTATGAAGCTTATAAGGCTGAAAGCGACGCTCGAAAACGAGAGCACAATCTCAAACTAAGAAGCAGAGCGCACACGCAACTGAAGAAAAGGATTGAGGGGAGTTTGAGATAA